A section of the Cryobacterium soli genome encodes:
- a CDS encoding proteasome assembly chaperone family protein: protein MTDGNGFLSGRLLVVAFEGWNDAGEAATGAVRTLKDLLDVEEVTSIDPEIYFDYQFNRPTISTDEDGHRVIEWPSAVMYGPVVPGSSGVPLAEDAQLRVSGTNAGNIYLLIGTEPSRSWKSFAAEILDSVLAADVSGIVFLGAMLADVPHTRPISIFVSSDSPEVRAELQVERSSYEGPVGILSVLAAAAETVGIPSLSIWASVPHYVHNAPSPKAMLALIDKLEEIIDVVIPRGDLVTDASEWETGIDALAAEDEEMAAYIGQLEQARDTVDSPEASGEAIAQEFEKYLRKRGDGRDGRADGRQGPGPEPRQP from the coding sequence GTGACAGACGGCAATGGGTTCCTCAGCGGGCGACTTCTGGTAGTCGCCTTCGAAGGTTGGAACGATGCGGGCGAAGCCGCAACGGGCGCCGTGCGCACGCTGAAAGACCTCCTCGACGTCGAAGAAGTCACGAGTATCGACCCCGAGATCTACTTCGACTACCAGTTCAACCGCCCCACCATCTCGACCGACGAGGACGGCCACCGGGTCATCGAATGGCCCAGCGCCGTCATGTACGGTCCGGTCGTGCCGGGCAGCAGCGGCGTTCCGCTGGCCGAAGACGCGCAGCTGAGGGTGAGCGGCACCAACGCGGGCAACATCTACCTGTTGATCGGCACCGAGCCCTCGCGCAGTTGGAAGAGCTTCGCGGCCGAGATCCTGGATTCCGTGCTCGCCGCCGATGTGAGCGGCATTGTGTTCCTCGGCGCCATGCTGGCGGATGTGCCGCACACCCGGCCGATCTCGATCTTCGTGTCCAGCGACAGCCCCGAGGTGCGCGCCGAACTGCAGGTGGAGCGCAGCAGCTACGAGGGGCCGGTGGGCATCCTCAGCGTTCTCGCGGCCGCGGCCGAGACGGTCGGGATCCCGAGCCTGTCGATCTGGGCGTCCGTGCCGCACTACGTGCACAACGCCCCGTCGCCCAAGGCCATGCTGGCGCTCATCGACAAGCTCGAGGAGATCATCGATGTGGTGATCCCCCGCGGTGACTTGGTCACCGACGCCTCCGAATGGGAGACGGGCATCGACGCCCTCGCCGCGGAGGACGAGGAGATGGCCGCGTACATCGGCCAGCTCGAGCAGGCCAGGGACACCGTCGACTCGCCAGAGGCGAGCGGCGAGGCCATCGCCCAGGAGTTCGAGAAGTACCTGCGCAAGCGCGGCGACGGCAGGGACGGCCGCGCCGACGGGCGCCAGGGCCCCGGCCCGGAGCCCCGCCAGCCCTAG
- a CDS encoding HAD family hydrolase, whose product MDGTLVDTEPYWMRAEHELVESFGGVWTHSDAMLLVGSGLLGSAAILQNRGVNLSAGAIVDVLTTRVQEQLASAGIPWRPGAHELLSDLHGAGVPMALVTMSEQRMARQIAGIVGFDAFTTIVSGDMVQQSKPHPEAYLTAAAVLGVDAAHCVAIEDSIPGVASAVASGAVVIGVPHMVPLEHSEHYTLWETLAGSSVTSVTALYRSRRSTLLSGTTYIEDATPA is encoded by the coding sequence ATGGACGGCACCCTAGTCGACACCGAACCGTACTGGATGCGGGCCGAACACGAACTTGTGGAGTCGTTCGGCGGGGTCTGGACCCACAGTGACGCGATGCTGCTCGTCGGCTCCGGACTGCTCGGCTCGGCCGCGATCCTGCAGAACCGCGGCGTGAACCTGAGCGCCGGGGCCATCGTCGATGTGCTCACCACCCGGGTGCAGGAGCAGCTGGCCTCGGCCGGCATCCCGTGGCGCCCCGGCGCGCATGAGCTGCTTTCCGACCTCCACGGTGCGGGTGTGCCGATGGCCCTGGTGACGATGTCCGAACAGCGGATGGCGCGCCAGATCGCCGGGATCGTCGGCTTTGACGCGTTCACCACCATCGTGTCGGGCGACATGGTGCAGCAGAGCAAGCCGCACCCCGAGGCGTACCTCACCGCGGCGGCCGTCCTGGGCGTGGACGCGGCCCACTGCGTCGCCATCGAAGACTCGATTCCCGGCGTCGCCTCCGCCGTCGCCTCCGGCGCCGTCGTCATCGGCGTGCCCCACATGGTCCCGCTCGAGCACAGCGAGCACTACACACTCTGGGAGACCCTGGCGGGAAGCTCCGTGACCTCGGTCACGGCTCTGTACCGGTCACGGCGCTCCACACTCCTTTCCGGCACCACCTACATCGAGGACGCGACACCCGCATGA
- the mshC gene encoding cysteine--1-D-myo-inosityl 2-amino-2-deoxy-alpha-D-glucopyranoside ligase — protein MRAWSHPVVPTIPGHSDAPRLHDTASDSIVEARPSDVARLYVCGITPYDATHLGHAATYLAFDTLQRVWRDGGYRVHYAQNVTDVDDPLLERATATGVDWRDLAAEQTDLFRADMEALGIIPPDDFVAVTDVIDDISAAVLSLRESALAYRVPTPDALPTPDGPGADLYFDIRAAERQAPWTLGDESNLDRESMLDLFAQRGGDPDRAGKRDQLDPLLWRAARAGEPAWDSPVGAGRPGWHIECSVIALAELGTDFTVQGGGSDLIFPHHDMSAGHAAALSGHPLAQVYSHTGMVAYQGEKMSKSLGNLVLVSKLRAGGSDPRAIRLALLAQHYRTDWEWTADQLTAAEARLAAWTLAFGPIAVPAAVASETAAFSAAAVVERMRAALVNDLDTRGALEAVDAAIEAGVDDPALVGSAIDALLGVRL, from the coding sequence ATGCGCGCTTGGTCACACCCCGTCGTCCCCACGATCCCGGGGCACTCTGACGCTCCACGTCTGCACGACACCGCATCGGACTCGATCGTGGAAGCCCGCCCGAGCGACGTGGCCCGGCTGTATGTCTGCGGCATCACGCCGTATGACGCCACCCACCTGGGCCACGCGGCCACCTATCTGGCCTTCGACACCCTGCAGCGGGTCTGGCGCGACGGCGGGTACCGGGTGCACTACGCCCAGAACGTGACCGATGTGGACGACCCGCTGCTGGAACGTGCCACAGCGACCGGCGTGGACTGGCGCGATCTCGCCGCGGAGCAGACCGACCTGTTCCGCGCCGACATGGAAGCCCTCGGCATCATTCCGCCCGACGACTTCGTGGCCGTCACCGACGTCATCGACGACATCTCCGCCGCCGTCCTGTCGCTCCGCGAGTCCGCGCTGGCCTACCGCGTGCCGACGCCCGATGCGCTGCCCACGCCGGATGGCCCCGGCGCCGACCTGTACTTCGACATCCGTGCCGCCGAACGGCAGGCACCGTGGACGCTCGGCGACGAGAGCAACCTCGACCGCGAGAGCATGCTCGACCTGTTCGCCCAGCGCGGGGGAGACCCCGACCGGGCCGGCAAGCGTGATCAGCTCGACCCCTTGCTCTGGCGTGCAGCACGTGCCGGCGAACCGGCCTGGGACTCACCCGTCGGCGCCGGGCGGCCGGGCTGGCACATCGAGTGTTCGGTCATCGCCCTCGCCGAGCTGGGAACCGACTTCACTGTGCAGGGCGGCGGCAGCGACCTGATCTTCCCGCACCACGACATGAGCGCCGGGCACGCCGCGGCGCTGAGCGGGCATCCGCTGGCCCAGGTCTACAGCCACACCGGCATGGTCGCCTACCAGGGCGAGAAGATGAGCAAGTCGCTGGGCAACCTCGTGCTGGTCTCCAAGCTCCGCGCGGGCGGAAGCGACCCGCGGGCTATCCGGCTCGCCCTGCTCGCCCAGCACTACCGCACCGACTGGGAGTGGACCGCCGACCAGCTCACCGCCGCTGAGGCTCGCCTGGCCGCCTGGACGCTCGCGTTCGGGCCGATCGCGGTGCCCGCAGCCGTGGCGTCCGAAACGGCGGCATTCAGCGCCGCAGCGGTCGTCGAGAGGATGCGCGCTGCACTGGTGAACGACCTCGACACGCGAGGCGCACTGGAGGCCGTCGACGCGGCCATCGAGGCCGGCGTCGACGACCCCGCCCTGGTGGGAAGCGCCATCGACGCGCTTCTCGGCGTGCGGCTCTGA
- a CDS encoding FKBP-type peptidyl-prolyl cis-trans isomerase, translating into MRKVPALIATAGLVLATLTACSPGSASADCTAPVSSGDASKLVSVTGDFGSAPTVDFPTPLKTDTTQRSEIIEGDGAPLVKGQKVQVDLSVFNATTGEAIEQSSYDGTSMASFVLNDQTLPGLTDGLLCAEVGSRIAVVASAADTFGPNGGNADIGVGPDDSLVFVLDVVKGYLTRADGADQLPVAGLPAVVLAEDGTPGITIPSAEPPTDLKVAVLKKGDGEEVTDGSTVTVNYTGVLWDTKEVFDSSWAKGSPAAFVAADGSTTEGGVIPGFAKALIGQTVGSQIIAVIPPDQGYGDQASGSIPAGSTLVFVVDILGVD; encoded by the coding sequence GTGCGTAAAGTTCCCGCACTCATCGCAACCGCCGGCCTGGTGCTCGCGACCCTGACCGCCTGCAGCCCCGGGTCCGCCTCGGCCGACTGCACGGCGCCGGTGTCGTCGGGTGACGCGTCGAAGCTGGTCTCGGTGACGGGCGACTTCGGCTCAGCGCCCACGGTCGACTTCCCCACCCCGCTCAAGACCGACACCACCCAGCGCAGCGAGATCATCGAGGGCGACGGCGCACCGCTGGTCAAGGGGCAGAAGGTGCAGGTGGACCTGAGCGTCTTCAATGCCACCACGGGCGAGGCCATCGAACAGAGCAGCTACGACGGCACCAGCATGGCCAGCTTCGTCCTCAATGACCAGACCCTCCCGGGCCTCACGGACGGGCTGCTCTGCGCCGAGGTCGGCTCTCGCATCGCCGTGGTCGCGTCCGCGGCAGACACCTTCGGTCCCAACGGCGGTAACGCCGACATCGGCGTCGGCCCCGACGACTCGCTCGTGTTCGTCCTCGACGTGGTCAAGGGCTACCTCACCCGCGCCGACGGCGCCGACCAGCTGCCGGTCGCCGGACTCCCCGCCGTGGTCCTGGCCGAGGACGGCACCCCCGGAATCACCATCCCGTCGGCCGAACCGCCCACCGACCTCAAGGTCGCCGTACTCAAGAAGGGCGACGGCGAAGAGGTCACCGACGGTTCCACCGTCACGGTCAACTACACCGGCGTGCTGTGGGACACCAAGGAGGTCTTCGACTCCAGCTGGGCGAAGGGTTCCCCGGCCGCGTTCGTCGCCGCAGACGGCTCCACCACCGAAGGCGGCGTGATCCCCGGATTCGCCAAGGCCCTCATCGGCCAGACCGTCGGGTCCCAGATCATCGCCGTGATCCCGCCCGACCAGGGCTACGGCGACCAGGCCTCCGGGTCCATCCCGGCCGGCTCCACGCTGGTTTTCGTCGTGGACATCCTCGGCGTCGACTGA
- a CDS encoding tRNA (adenine-N1)-methyltransferase: MSDNQVIQNSGPFRAGDRVQLTGPKGKLNTITLEPGKTFHTHRGILEHNDIIGRPDASVVTNNVGVEHLALRPLLIDFVMSMPRGAAIIYPKDAAQILAQADIFPGATVVEAGVGSGALSLWLLRAIGPAGTLASFERREEFSDVARANVATFLGHDPQNWSITLGDLSDTLPETMPAQSVDRVVLDMLAPWECIDVVSDALKPGGVLLCYVATVTQLSRVAEAIRATGNYTNPDSHETMVRGWHVEGLAVRPDHRMIGHTGFLITARRLAPDTILPELKRRPSKTDFSDADVELWTPGALGERSVSAKVMRKRNRTAENGAALSKARDLDAG; this comes from the coding sequence ATGAGCGACAACCAGGTCATCCAGAACAGCGGACCGTTCCGCGCCGGCGACAGAGTGCAGCTGACCGGTCCAAAGGGCAAGCTGAACACCATCACGCTCGAACCGGGCAAGACCTTCCACACCCACCGGGGCATCCTCGAGCACAACGACATCATCGGCCGACCCGACGCCTCCGTGGTGACCAACAACGTCGGCGTCGAACACCTGGCGCTGCGGCCGCTGCTGATCGACTTCGTGATGAGCATGCCGCGCGGCGCGGCCATCATCTACCCCAAGGACGCCGCGCAGATCCTGGCCCAGGCGGACATCTTCCCCGGGGCTACCGTGGTCGAAGCCGGAGTCGGCTCGGGCGCGCTGTCGCTGTGGCTGCTGCGGGCCATCGGCCCGGCCGGCACGCTGGCCTCCTTCGAACGTCGCGAGGAGTTCTCCGACGTGGCCCGCGCCAACGTAGCGACCTTCCTCGGCCACGACCCGCAGAACTGGTCCATCACCCTGGGCGACCTCAGCGACACCCTTCCGGAGACCATGCCGGCGCAGTCCGTCGACCGAGTGGTCCTGGACATGCTCGCGCCGTGGGAGTGCATCGACGTCGTCTCCGACGCCCTCAAGCCCGGGGGAGTGCTGCTCTGCTACGTCGCCACGGTGACCCAGCTGTCCCGCGTGGCCGAGGCCATCCGCGCCACCGGCAATTACACCAACCCGGACTCGCACGAGACCATGGTGCGCGGCTGGCACGTCGAGGGCCTGGCCGTGCGCCCGGACCACCGGATGATCGGACACACGGGCTTCCTCATCACCGCCCGCCGGCTCGCGCCCGACACGATCCTGCCCGAGCTCAAGCGCCGTCCGTCGAAGACCGACTTCAGCGACGCCGATGTGGAGCTGTGGACCCCCGGCGCCCTGGGCGAACGGTCCGTCAGCGCCAAGGTCATGCGCAAGCGCAACCGCACCGCCGAGAACGGCGCAGCGCTCTCCAAGGCTCGGGACCTCGACGCCGGTTAG
- a CDS encoding helix-turn-helix transcriptional regulator, with protein sequence MSPTPEKQHPVTVEERLFSLVLALIATQIGLTKAEILSTVQGYRQRFQVGGDNASLERQFERDKDDIRELGIPLETIESPDDPGSNHHLRYRIPKGLYDLPADISFSPDEIMLLKLAATVWREGSLSAESRRALTKLNSLGIDSTDPVIGYAPSLRAREASFEPLSKAMDRGQVVAFQYLKPGESAPRRRVIAPLAVVLHEGRWHLYGSDQDAGATRTFLLSRIVGPVVTVSGTIAAAPPADDQGQRALTELDALWRAQIALITVEPGSDAAVRLSKRGTPGPGEGSVELHYTDLNILADELAGYGPEVLVLTPSSLRDAVLSRLRHVRDAHTPAPQAEEEMDR encoded by the coding sequence GTGTCGCCCACCCCAGAAAAGCAGCATCCCGTCACTGTCGAGGAACGCCTCTTCAGTCTGGTCCTTGCGCTCATCGCCACCCAGATCGGCCTGACCAAGGCCGAGATCCTCTCGACCGTGCAGGGATACCGGCAACGGTTCCAGGTCGGCGGCGACAATGCGAGCCTGGAGCGCCAGTTCGAGCGCGACAAGGACGACATCCGCGAACTGGGCATCCCGCTCGAGACCATCGAATCGCCGGACGACCCGGGCAGCAACCACCACCTGCGCTACCGCATCCCCAAGGGCCTCTACGACCTGCCCGCCGACATCTCCTTCTCACCCGACGAGATCATGCTTCTCAAGCTCGCCGCCACGGTCTGGCGCGAAGGGTCGCTCTCGGCCGAATCCCGCCGCGCGCTGACCAAGCTCAACTCCCTGGGGATCGATTCCACCGACCCCGTCATCGGCTACGCCCCGTCCCTGCGCGCCAGGGAAGCGTCGTTCGAGCCGCTCAGCAAGGCCATGGACCGAGGTCAGGTCGTGGCCTTCCAGTACCTCAAACCCGGGGAGAGCGCCCCGCGCCGCCGGGTGATCGCCCCGCTGGCCGTGGTGCTGCACGAGGGCCGGTGGCACCTGTACGGCTCCGACCAGGACGCCGGAGCTACGCGCACCTTCCTGCTGTCCCGGATCGTGGGTCCCGTGGTCACGGTGTCCGGCACCATTGCTGCCGCGCCCCCGGCGGACGACCAGGGCCAGCGGGCCCTCACTGAGCTGGATGCCCTCTGGCGCGCCCAGATCGCCCTGATCACGGTCGAACCGGGATCGGATGCAGCCGTGCGACTGAGCAAGCGCGGCACCCCCGGGCCGGGCGAGGGCAGCGTCGAGCTGCACTACACCGACCTCAACATCCTGGCCGACGAGCTCGCCGGGTACGGCCCGGAGGTGCTCGTCCTCACGCCCTCATCCCTGCGCGACGCCGTTCTGTCGCGCCTGCGCCACGTGCGGGATGCCCACACGCCGGCCCCGCAGGCCGAAGAGGAAATGGACCGATGA